The genomic stretch TGAGGCCCGTCTTGCGCCCGATGCGTTTCGAACGGATGTCGATGGCGTGCGCGATGCGGCGTATCGCCTTCATCACGGCCTCGGCGTTTTTCGATGTCAGATCCTCGTCCTTCATGCGATCAGTCAATTACAACAGAAATAATTTGAACTCAAATGATTTCTGTTGTAACCAATTGGCAACCCAGAAACGCGGGTTTCTGCCCGCAACGCAATTTCGCCGCGTTGGCTGAACGCAGACGGCGACAAGACAATTGAATATGCGCCTTGTTCTGTGGAGACCTCCCTTGCTTCTCGGGCCCGGCGCCAAGGACAGGAGCAGTCGATCAGAACATGTGTGGTATTGCCGGAGAAATCAGATTTGACGGAACGCTTGCGGATGCCGAGGCTGTTGCCCGCATCACCGAGGCGCTTGCCCCGCGGGGGCCGGATGGCAGCGGCATTCTCGGCCGCGGCAATTATGCCTTCGGCCATCGCCGCCTGAAGATCATCGATCTCTCCGAAAAGGCCGCCCAGCCGATGACCGATCCCGAACTCGGTCTGACGATCGTCTTCAACGGCTGCATCTACAACTATCCGGAGCTGCGCAAGACGCTGGAGGAGAAGGGATACCGCTTCTTTTCCACCGGCGATACCGAGGTCATCCTCAAGGCCTATCACGCCTGGGGCAGGGACTGTGTGAAGCATTTCCACGGCATGTTCGCCTTTGCCGTCATCGAGCGTGACAGCGGCAGGGCCATGCTCGCGCGCGACCGTTTCGGCATCAAGCCGCTCTACTACACCACGAGCGGCAAGAACATCCGCTTCGCCTCCACGCTTCCCGCACTTCTGCGCGGCGGCGGCGTCGACAAGTCCGTCGATCCGGTTGCGTTGCACCATTACATGAGTTTCCACGCCGTTGTGCCGCCGCCGCACACGATCCTGAAGGGCGTGCGCAAGCTGCCCCCGGCGACGACGCGCTGCTGTGAGCCGGATGGCTCGTTCGAGGATGTCCGTTACTGGGCTCCGCCGCATGAGCGCGACCCGGCAACTGCCGGCCTGTCGCGCGAGGAATGGCGCGACCGGGTGCTGGAAGCGCTGCGCACCGCCGTTAAGCGCCGCATGGTTGCCGACGTTCCGGTCGGCGTGCTGCTGTCGGGCGGCGTCGATTCCTCGATCATCACCGGGCTTCTGGCCGAGGAAGGCCAGAAAGACCTGATGACCTTTTCCATCGGCTTCGAGGAGGCCAATGGCGAGAAGGGTGATGAGTTCGGTTATTCCGACCTGATCGCCGAACGCTTCGGCACGGATCACCACAAGATCTTCGTGCCCTCCTCGGAACTGATGAGCGCGCTGCCGGACACGATCAACGCCATGTCGGAACCGATGGTCTCCTACGATAATATCGGCTTCTTCCTGCTCTCGCGCGAGGTCTCCAAGCACATCAAGGTGGTGCAGTCGGGCCAGGGGGCGGATGAAATCTTCGCCGGCTATCACTGGTACCCGCCGCTTGAGAAATCCAACGATGTCGTCGGCGATTATGCCAAGGGCTTCTTCGACCGTGACCATGCCAGGCTGTCGCGTCATCTTTCGCCGGAATGGCTGGCGGAGGAAGACGTCAGCCGCGCCTTTGTCGAGAGCCACCTGATGGCGCCGGGCGCGGAGGGTCCTGTCGACCGGGCGCTCAGGCTCGACAGCCAGGTCATGCTGGTCGATGATCCGGTCAAGCGCGTCGACAATATGACCATGGCCTGGGGGCTTGAGGCGCGCGTGCCCTTCCTTGATCACGAGCTTGCCGAACTTGCGGCCACCATCCCGCCGGAATTCAAGCTGAATGACGGCGGCAAGGGCGTCCTCAAGGACGCAGCGCGGCTCGTCGTGCCGCACGAGGTGATCGACCGCAAGAAGGGCTATTTCCCGGTGCCGCAGCTCAAATACATCTCGGGCGAGTATCTCGACATGGTTCGTGATACGCTGACGAGCCAGGTCTCCAGCGAGCGCGGCCTGTTCAACAAGTCCTATCTCGATGACCTGTTCATCGATCCGATCGGCCACATCACGCCGCTGCGCGGATCGGAACTGTGGCAGGTGGCGCTTCTGGAAATGTGGTTGCAGTCTCACGAGATTTGAGGAAGAGCCGATGAGTTCGGAAAAGGGGCCGAAGGATCAACCGGAACACCGCGGCCGCGATGCCTATTCCCATCGCTTGAAGAAGATGCGGACCCAGGGCATGAAGCCGCCGATCAAAGGCGGTGATAACAGCGGCGCGATGAAACAGGACGTCTCCATCGACTGCGGCTGGGGCCGGATCGTCTTCGGCCAGACCTTTTCCGATGCCAGGCTGCTGATCGAGACCTTGCGCGCCGAGGTGCCGGACCATCGCGACATCGCCATCTATGTACGCGATCCGCATGTGGTGCTGGCCAACGCCCCGCAGGAGGTCTTCCTCGATCCTTCCCATACCTACCGGCTCGACCTTTCGACCTATCATGCCGCGTCATCAAAACCGCCACAGGGCTTTTTCATCCGCCGGCTGACCTCCGAGATCGATGCGCAGGCGATCAACCGCATCTATGCCGCGCGCGGCATGGTCGTGGTCCGTCCGGATTTCTTCTGGCGCCAGCGCGACGCCCGTTCGATCGTCTATTTCGTCGCCGAGGACGAGCATACCGGCAATATTCTGGGCACCGTGACCGGCATCGATCACGGCCGGGTGTTCAACGATCCGGAAAAGGGCGCTTCGCTCTGGTGCCTTGCAAGCGATCCGCAGGCGCGCCAGCGTGGCATCGGCGAGGCACTGGTGCGCAGGCTGGCCGAGCATTTCCTCGCCCGCGGCGCTTCCCATCTCGACCTCTCTGTGCTGCATGACAATGTGCCGGCGATCAAGCTCTATGAAAAGCTCGGCTTCAAGCGGGTGCCGTTCTTCACCGTCAAGCGCAAGAACCAGATCAATGAGAAGCTGTTCACCGGACCGGAGCAGGAAGACTACGAGGCGCTGAACCCCTACGCCCGGCTGATCGTCGCCGAGGCGCGGCGGCGCGGCATTTCGGCGGAGGTGACCGATGCCAAGGGCGGCTTCTTCCGCCTGTCCTATGGCGGCCGCTCGATCCACTGTCGCGAAAGCCTGACTGAACTGACGACTTCGGTGGCGATGTCGATCTGCGACGACAAGTCAGTGACGCGCCGCTTCGCCGAAGAGGCCGGCGTGCGCGTGCCGCGCCAGATGACCGCCGATGCCGGCGAGGAGGCGATCGCCGGTTTTCTTGAGGAAGCCGGCCCGCTCGTCGTCAAGCCGGCGCGCGGCGAGCAGGGCCGGGGCATCTCCGTCGGCGTCTCCACCATCGAGGAGGTGCGCGAGGCAATCGAGGCCGCCAGGGCCTATTGCGATACGGTTCTGATCGAGGAAATGGTCGAGGGCGAGGATCTTCGGCTGATCGTCATCAATTACCGCCTCGTGGCCGCCGCCGTGCGCCGTCCCGCCCATATCATCGGTGACGGGCGCTCGTCGATCGAGCAGTTGATCTCGGCCCAGAGCGCGCGGCGCAGCGCCGCGACAGGCGGCGAATCCTCAATCCCGCTTGATGCCGAAACCGAGCGGACGGTCCGAAGCGCCGGCTACACCTTTGCCGACGTGCCGAAGGAGGGCGAGGAAATCCGCGTCCGCCGAACCGCCAATCTGCATACCGGCGGCACGATCCATGACGTGACCGATATCGTCCATCCGAAGCTGGTGGATGCCGCGATTTCCGCAGCCCGCGCGATCAATATTCCGGTCGTGGGGATTGATTTGATGATCAAGTCGCCCCAAAACCCTGATTACGCATTTATCGAGGCCAACGAGCGCCCGGGGCTTGCCAACCATGAGCCGCAGCCGACGGCCGAACGGTTCGTCGACCTGCTGTTCCCCCTGTCCATGCCGGCCGGGGCCAGGGCCTTTACCCGCGAGGCGCAGAAAAACGAGTGAGTGATGCAACGACTGACGATTGATTCCGAGTACCTGTCCGACATGCTGAAATCGCTGCTCGCGATCCCCTCGCCGACAGGTTACACCGATCCGATCGTCCGTTTCGTCACCGGAGAACTGGAGAAGCTCGGCCTTTCGGTGGAACTGACGCGGCGCGGGGCGATCCGTGCCGTGCGCAGGGGCGTCGACAGCCGCGGCGCGCGCGCAGTCGTGTCCCATGTCGACACGCTTGGCGCGCAGGTGAAATACCTGAAGGACAATGGCCGGCTCGAACTGGTGCCGATCGGCACATGGTCGGCGCGCTTTGCCGAGGGCGCGCGGGCGACGCTTTTCACCGAGAAGGGGGCCTATCGCGGCACCATCCTGCCGCTCAAGGCCTCCGGACACACCTATAACAACGAGATCGACGAAATGCCGGTCGGCTGGGACTATGTCGAGCTGCGCGTCGATGCCTTGAGTCGTGACGAGGAAGATCTCGACAGGCTGGGCATCGAGATCGGCGATATCGTCGCCATCGATCCGCAGCCGGAATTTCTCGACAACGGCTTCATCATCTCCCGCCATCTCGACAACAAGGCGGGCGTGGCGCTGATGCTCGCCGCGCTGAAGGCGATGCAGGATGAAAATGTCGAGACGCCGGTCGCCAGCCACTGGCTGTTTACCATCGCCGAGGAAGTCGGCGTCGGCGCGTCGTCGATCGTTTCCCCCGAGGTTGCCTCGCTTGTCTCCGTCGATAACGGCACCTCGGCGCCCGGCCAGAATTCCTCGGAGTTCGGCGTCACCATCGCCATGGCCGACCAGACCGGGCCTTTCGACTGGCATCTGACGAAGAAGCTGGTCGATGTCTGCAAGTTCAACGATATCCGCTATCAGAAGGACGTCTTCCGCTACTATCGCTCGGATTCGGCAAGCGCGGTTGAAGCCGGCGCGGATGTGCGCACGGCGCTCGTCGCCTTCGGCGTCGATGCCTCGCATGGCTATGAGCGCATCCACATGCATGCGCTGCGGTCGATCGCGGAACTGATCACCGCCTATCTGACCTCCGATGTCGAGATCAAGCGCGACTTCCAGCAGACCGGTCCGATGACAGGCTTCACCCGTCAGCCGACAGGCAAGGCCCGCCAGGAACTCTCCGCCGATGTCAAGACGGAGAAGATCGACGATCCGGACCATCCCCACCACGCCGGACACGCCTAGGCATTGCTGCAGTGCACGCGCTTGCCAAGCGGCGCAATCTTGCTATGAATACTGATCGCCCTGGATCGTTTCAGGTGAGCCTCGAGGGGACCGAATGCAACGCGTAACCACTTTTATTCCGGCAGGCGCGGAGAGTGGCCCGGTCTCCGGGCATGTCGAACTGACACATGACGCGCGCCATCTTCGGCGCAAGGCGCTGAAACTCGCCGATGGCGGCGCGGTGATGCTCGACCTGAAGGAAGCCGTCCTGTTTGCAAGCGGCGACCGGCTGGTGCTGGAAGACGGCGCGCTGATCGAGATCGTCGCCGCGCCGGAAGAGCTCTATGAGATTCGCGCCCGTGACGGCCTCCACATCATCGAACTCGCCTGGCATCTCGGCAACCGCCACCTGCCGGCGCAGATCGAGACCGATCGCATTCTGATCCTGCGCGATCATGTCATTCGCCAGATGCTTAATGGCCTTGGCGCCACGGTGAGCGAGATCGTCGCGCCGTTCCAGCCGGTGCGCGGCGCCTATCACGGCGATCACCACCACGATCACGGTCACGGAGATCACGACCATCACGGCCATCACCACCACCACGATTGACGCTTCCGCCGTTTCGGGAGCGTCGCTGCTCCGGTTGATGTCCTGGCTGTCGCCGGCCTTTCCGCTCGGCGGTTTTGCCTATTCAGGCGGGCTGGAGCGGGCCGCCCATGACGGCCTGTTGACGGATGCCGAGGGCCTGAAGGCCTGGCTATCCTCAGGGCTTGCGCAGGGTTTCCTCTGGAACGACGCCGTCCTTCTGTGCGAAAGCCACCGCGCCAAGGGTGACAGCGCCCGCATCGGCGAGGCGGCAGCGCTTGCCGCAGCCCTCGCCGGCGCGCGCGAACGCCATGCCGAAACGCTGGCGCTCGGATCGGCCTTCCTCACCGCCGCCGCCGCCTGGCCCGCGCCCGTGCTCGCCAATCTGCCGGGCGAGACCGCGCTGCCGGTTGCCTTCGGCGCCGTGGCAGCAGCGCACGGCATCGGCCTGGAAGCAGCGTGCCAGGGCTATCTTCATGCCCAGATTACCCAGTCGATCTCGGCTGCCATCAGGCTGTCGCTTTGCGGCCAGGTCTCAGGGCTTGAAGTGCTGGCTGGCCTGGAGGAAACAATTCTTGAAACCGCGGCGCGCGCTGCCGCTGCCGGCCTAGACGATCTCGGCGGCTGCACGTTCCGGGCGGATGTCTCGGCGCTTCGCCATGAAACCCAGCATTCGCGACTCTTTCGCAGCTAACTTATGGATTTGACGAGGTTCGACATGAAGTCTGAAAACGGGCCCCTGCGCGTGGGCATCGGCGGTCCGGTCGGCTCCGGCAAGACGGCGCTGACGGAAAAGCTCTGCAAGGCGATGGGCCGCGATTATTCCGTCGCCGTTGTGACCAACGACATCTATACGCGCGAGGATGCCGAGGCGCTGGTGCGCATGCAGGCGCTTTCGTCGGACCGCATCGTCGGCGTGGAAACCGGCGGCTGCCCGCATACGGCCATCCGCGAGGATGCGACGATCAACCTGCAGGCGATTGCCAAACTGAACGCCCGCATCCCCGACCTCGACATCATCTTCATCGAGTCGGGCGGCGACAATCTGGCGGCGACCTTCTCGCCGGACCTTGCCGACATCACCATCTATGTGATCTCGGTCGCCCAGGGCGAGGAAATCCCGCGCAAGGGCGGGCCTGGCATCACCCGCTCCGACATTCTGATCATCAACAAGAAGGATCTCGCCCCCTACGTCGAGGTCAATCTCGAGGTGATGGCCACTGACGCCGAACGCATGCGCTCCGGCGCGCCGACCGTCTTTACCGATCTCAAGCGGGGCGACGGGGTGGACGCGATCGTTGCCTTTCTGAAGGAAAACGGCGGGCTGTAAGGGGCTCTGAAACGAAAGAAACCGGCGGGCATCGGCCCGCCGGCTGCCAGGTCGGCCGCATGACCGGTGCGCAGATCAAAGAGCCCGCAGCGCGTCCATATCCTCAATTTCGATGATGCGGCCGTGTACGTGGACGCCGAGACCTTTCAGCGTCGCGAAGGCGCGGGAAAGCGCTTCTGGGGCAAGCCCCAGCTTTCCGGCAAGAAGGCTCTTCTGGAAGGCGAGGCGGAAGGATGCGGGCGATTCCTGGCCTTCGGCCTGTTCCAGAAGGTAAAGGGCAACGCGCTGGACGGCGGTATTGAGCCGGTCATTGGCGATGCAGTCCATGGTTTCCTGAAGCTGGCCCGCAAGCGAGCCGGCGATGGCGCGCGCCAGCATGCCGTCATCGGCAAGGCTCGCATTGCGCACGCGGTTGATGTCGTAGCGCGCCAGCATCGCCTTGTCGGCGGCCTGGGCGTGATATTCGTAGGTGTCGCCGCCGAAGATCAGCTCGTCGGCAAAGCTGTCGCCCGGGCCGCAGACGCGGATATCGGCCTCGCGGCCTTCGCTGTTCTGCCGGAAGAGGCGCACATAGCCGGAAAGCACGCTGTAGAAATGAGTTGCCGGATCGCCCTGACGGAATACCACGTCGCGCGGGTAGCAATTGGCGAAGGTCGCGCATTCCATCAGCTTGTTCATGGTCGCCATATCCATGCTTGCCGTCAGCTTGGTTTCGACAAAAAGCGTTTTTTTGCGCTCGTTCAGCAAGAGGGTCCTGTTCACTGTCCGTCTCCTGTCCCGGCCCCGCGGCGACCGGGCTTTTTGCCTGTCCAGATCTGCAACACGACCGGTGCACGCCGCAATGTCGCCGGTTGCCCGCGCCAGAACCCGTTTCCTTTTCCCAGACAAAACCGGTTCTTCGCGTCAAGTCTCTGACTGTCGCAGGCAATACAGACCATCCGCATCGCCTGTCCTGCGGCCAGGCCGTCTCATCGGTTTGGGAGGGATGAGGAGGCCTTCTGCCGGAAGGAAACCTAGAAGCAGAAGCGGCGCGGGGTATTGATTTCAATCAACTGAAAGCCGGAAATTTTGACGTTTGCGGCGCGGCCCGAAGCCAGGCGTGGCAAATGGCAAAAGGGCCGGTTTGAACCCGGCCCCTGAGCGAAACGATTTAAAGAGAATCGCGTTTTCCGCTAGCGGAATGTTTCCGCTTGCCAATCCGGAATGGTCAGGCCATGCCGTGTCTTCCGTAGCCGTCGCGGTTGTTCTCGATCTCGTCGAGCCGCTCTTCGAGTTTGGCAATTTTGGCGCGGTTGGCTTCGCTGAGGCGCCCCGCTTCCTCGGTGGTGTAGACATGATCGTCGGGATCGCGCCGGCCGATGAAGCGGCTGAACGCCCATCTGAGCAATCCGGCGATATCGTCCATGATCATGAAGAAGGCCGGCACCACCAGCAGGCTCAACACGGTCGAGACGATGATGCCGCCGATCACCGCCGTTGCCATCGGCGCCCGGAAGGCGGAGCCTTCGCCGACGCCAAGGGCGGCCGGCAGCATGCCCGCCGACATGGCGATCGAGGTCATGATGATCGGCCGCGCGCGCTTGCGCCCGGCCTCGACCAGAGCGGCGCGCCGCTCCATGCCGTGCCAGATCGCCTCCTTGGCAAAGTCCACGAGCAGGATGGCGTTCTTGGTGACGATGCCCATCAGCATCAGCAAGCCGATCATCACCGGCATCGACACCGGCTCGTCCGTCAGGATCAGCGCGATCGCCACGCCCCCGAGCGCCAGCGGCAGCGAGAACAGGATGGTGAAGGGCTGGATCACGTCCTTGAACAGCAGGATCAGCACCGCCAGCACTAGGAAAAGCCCAAGCAGCATCGCGTTGATGAAGCTCTGTTGCATCTCGGCAAGGATTTTGGCGTCGCCACTCTCGGCAAGCGTCACCGTTTCCGGGATTTCGGTATTCTCGACGATTTCGCGGAAGCGCGCGGTTGCCGGATCGAGCGCCACGCCCTGCGGCAGGTTGGCGCCGATGGTGACAACGCGATGGCGGTCATATCGGTCGACCGTGGCGACGCCCTCCGTGTAGTTGACGTCCGCGACCACCGACAGCGGCACCATTCCGCCGCTGGCGGTCTGAACCTTAAGGTTGCGGATCGCCGAAAGATCGCGACGCAGTTCGAGATCCGTGCGCACCCGGATCGGGATCAGCCGGTTGTCGAGCGAGATTTTCGGCAGGTTGGCGTCGACGTCGCCGACGGTCGAGACCCGCACGGTCTCCGCGATCGCGGCCGGCGTCACGCCAAGCCGTGCGGCAATCTCCTTTTTCGGGTGGATCTGCAGTTCGGGCCGCGGAAGCGCCCCTTCCGAGGATACCTTGTCCAGCATCGGATCGGCGCGCAGCTTCGATTCCAGAATGGCGACAGCCTGCTGCAGGTCTTCCTCGTTGTCGGAGAGGAAGTTGAACTGGATGTCGCGCTGCCCGCGGTCGTTCAGCTTGGTAATGCGGAGGTCGGGAATGTCAGACAGGGCAGCAAGCACCTCCTGCTCGATCTGCCATTGCGGTATGGTGCGTCCCTGCGGCTCGAGCTTCGGCAGATATTGCCCGATCAGCGGGATGCCGCCGATCAGATCGTTGACGATCGCCTCGGACAGGGAATGGGCGAGATTTTCCAGCGTCACGGTCACTGTCGCGCGGCGATATTCGAGATCGCCGAGCGGCGAGGAACCGCCCAGCACGGTGACGCTTTCCACGCCCTCGAAGCCTTCGATCCGCTTGGCCACCAGCCGGGTCATCGCCTCGGTATCGGAAAGCTGGGCGTTTGGCGGCAGTTCGACGGAAAGCACGATGCGCGAGGCATCCTCCGGCGGCATGAAGCTGCCGGGGATCTTCGACATGAAAAACAGTGAGACGGCAAGAACACCGAGCGCGGCCAGAAGCGTCACATAGCGGAACCGCGTGGTCCAGCGCACGGCCGCCGTATAGCCGCGCATCGCCCTTCCGTCATTGCTCTCGCTGTCTTCCTTGGCCTTGTGCTTTGCCGGTTTGAGCATATAGGCGGCCATGACCGGGGTGATCAGGCGGGCAACCACCAGCGAGAAGAACACGGCAAAGGCCACTGTCAGACCGAACTGGATGAAGTACTGCCCCGGAATGCCCGGCATGAAGGAGACTGGCGCGAACACGGCGATGATGGTGAAGCTCGTCGCGATCACCGCAAGGCCGATCTCGTCGGCGGCATCAAGCGCCGCGCGGTAGGGCGTCTTGCCCATGCCGATATGCCGCTCGATGTTCTCCACTTCCACGATCGCGTCGTCGACAAGAATACCGGTCGCCAGCGTCAGCGAGATCAGGCTCACGAGATTGAGCGAGAAGCCGAGCAGGTCCATGATCCAGAAGGTCGGGATCACCGAGAAGGGCAAGGCCACGGCGGCAATCAGCGTCGCCCGCCAGTTGTGCAGGAACAGGAACACGACGATGATGGCGAGGATCGCGCCTTCATAGAGCGTATCGAGGGCTGCGGTGTAATTGCCCTTGGTGAAGTAGACAGCGTCATCGATCAGATCGATGGAGACATCCGGGTTTTCGGCCCGGACCTCGTCCAGCGCCTCGGCCACCGCATCGGCCACGGTCACCTCGCTGGCGCCCTTGGAGCGGAACACGCCGAAGGAGACGACCGGGTTGCCGTCATGGCGGGCGAAGGTGCGCGGCTCCTCATAGGTGTCGGTCACCGTGCCGAGGTCGGAAAGCCGGGCAAAGCGGCCATTGCCGAGCGCGATCATCGTGTTGGCGAGATCGGAGACGCTTCGGGCGTCGCCGAGCGTGCGGATGGCCTGTTCGGCGCCGGCCACCTGGCCGCGGCCCGAGCCGGTATCGGCATTGGTCTGTCGCAGCTGCGCGTTGACGGCGGAGGCGGTTATGCCGTAGCTCGCCAGTTTGTTCTCATCGAGCGAGACCTGGATTTCCCGGTCGGCCCCGCCGTAGCGGTCAACCCGGCCGACGCCGCGAATGCCCTGCAGCGCCCGCTCGATCGTGTCATCGACGAACCAGGAGAGCTCTTCCAGCGACATATTGGGCGAGGAGACGGCAAAGGTCTGGATCGCCTGGCCCTCGACATCGATCTTGCGCACAACGGGCTCGTCGGCATTGGCGGGCAGATCGGAGCGGATATTGTCGATCGCGTCCTTGACGTCGCGCAGCGCATCGTCGGGCTTCACTTCCATGCGGAAAAGGACCGAGGTGGTGGAAACGCCGTCGGTGACCGTGGAGTTCAGTTCGTCAACGCCGGAGACGCTGGCGATCGCGTCCTCGATCTTCTTCGTCACCTGCATTTCCAGTTCCGCCGGCGCCGCGCCGCTCTGGGTCACGGTGACGGCGACGACGGGCACGTCGATATTCGGGAAACGGGTGATCGGCATGTCGCGGAACGACTGCAGGCCCATGAACAGTAGCAGGCCGAGAAGCAGGAGCGGCGCGACCGGATTGCGGATGGCCCAGGCTGAAAAATTCATGGTTCAGACCTCAGTTGAGCGGCGCTTCGGCGGCCGGCACGGGGTTGATCCGGTCGCCGGCGCGCACATAGGCGCCGGCCTTGGCCACCACCTGGTCGCCCTCGGCAAGACCGTCGACGATCTCGATCGTATCGCCGTCCTGGATGCCGGTCCTGACCGTCACGATCTCGACCGTGCCGTCCTTCACCCGGCGCACGGTGGAGCCCTGGCGGTCGATATTGACGGCGGTCATCGGCAGGGCGAGGTTTTCGGCCTCCTCGACAATGATTTCGGCGCTTGCATACATCCCGGGACGCGCGCGGCCGGGGGCGTCGATGGAGATGAAAACGTCGCCGAGCCGGGTGACGGGGTCGACCACGGGCGAGACCAGGCGCACGGCGCCGCTGAGGGCAGGCGCATCGCCGACGAGCGAGATCTCGGCCTTCTGGCCTTCTGTGATCTTCATCATGTTGTCTTCCGGCACTTCGGCGACGAGCTCGATCGCGCCGTCGCGGATCATGGTGAACATCGGCGTCGAGGCGCCCGTGGCGATAGCGCCGATGCGGGCATTCTTGCCGGAAATGATGCCGGAGACCGGCGCCTTGATGTTGGTGCGCTCCAGCCGAAGGTCGATGTCGTCGATCTCGGCCTGCGTCACGTTGATGTCGGCTTCGGCCACGCTGATGGCCTCGCGCGCGGCGGCTGTCGATGCGTCGGCCCTGAGCGCGGTCGTTTCGGCCTGTTCCAGCGCCGAGGTGGAGACAGAGCCGTTGTCGGCAAGGCGCTTGGTGCGTTCGAACTGCCGGCGGGCGTCTGTCTGCGCGGCCTGGCTCGCGGTCAGCTGCGCGTTGAGCTGGGCGAGGTTTGCTTCGGCCTTGGCCTTGTTCGCCTGAAGGCTGCTCTTCTGCAGGAGAAGCGTATCGGTTCTGAGGGTCGCAAGCACGTCGCCGGCCTCGACGCGATCGCCGATCTCCGCATTGATGGTCTCGATCGAAAGCCCCTCGACGAGGGGCTGGACATAGATCTCCTCGACAGGCTCGATCGTGCCCGTCGCCCGCACGATCGCTGTCAGCGGCATTACCCTTACATCGGTGACGATGATGGACGGAAGGCTCGATGCCGTTTCGGCGGGGGCGCTGGCCTCTGCGGCGAGCGCGGGCGAAAGCGACAGCGCGAGCAAGGCGGAGGACAGGACGGCGACACGGTACATTTTCGGCATGTCAGTTTTCCTCTATCGGCCGGGAGGAGGCCACAACAATCTGCAGGATCGCCACGCGCCATGGGTCTCGGCGCGCCGGTCAGTGTCCGGTCATCTTTACGCGATCGGGCAACCACCGGTTTTTCGTCGTGAGGCAGTTCGTCACAACTTGGCCCGATTTCAAGTCGGTCATGGGCAGAAAAGGCACAAAATTGAACCGGGTGGTTCGATTATTAGCCAAACTGGTGCAAAAATGCAATACGCGCGGCCCCGAACGGAGCCGCGCGCATCGAACGTCAATCTGGCGTCTGGATTCTAAAGCATGTCCGGACGGAAAGCCGGGCTCCACTTTTCCTGGACGCGCTCTAGTTGGAGAGCGCCGCGTCGGTGATTTCCAGCGTATAGGCGCCTTCCGGCTCCTTGGTGATGACCGGGTCGGACCCGCCGCCGAGCAGAACCTCGACGGTGCGCTGATAGTCGGCCGGGTCGAGCGCGCCGTTGGAGCCGGCCGTCAGCTTGGCGACTTCCGACATCATCCGCTTCTGGTGTTTTTCGGTCTGGGCGCCGGTGTCGTCATATTCGAGCACGATTTCCGCCGCCTCGTCCGGGTTTTCCTCCGCCCATTTCCAGCCCTTCATCGAGGCGCGGACGAATTTGACCATGTCTTCCTTGAACTTCGGATCCTTCAGGTCGTCCTCAAGCACGTAGAGGCCGTCTTCGAGGGTTGCGACGCCCTCATCCTCATATTTGAAGGTGTTGAGCTGGTCCTCGGAAATGCCGGCGTCGATCACCTGCCAGTATTCGTTATAGGTCATGGTGGAGATGCAGGCCGCCTGCTTCTGCAACAGCGGGTCGACATTGAAGCCCTGCTTCAGCACCGTCACGCCGTCCTCGCCGCCATCGGTCGGGATGCCGAGATGGGCCATCCACGACAGGAAGGGATATTCATTGCCGTAGAACCAGACGCCGAGCGTCTTGCCGGGGAAATC from Martelella sp. AD-3 encodes the following:
- a CDS encoding efflux RND transporter periplasmic adaptor subunit encodes the protein MPKMYRVAVLSSALLALSLSPALAAEASAPAETASSLPSIIVTDVRVMPLTAIVRATGTIEPVEEIYVQPLVEGLSIETINAEIGDRVEAGDVLATLRTDTLLLQKSSLQANKAKAEANLAQLNAQLTASQAAQTDARRQFERTKRLADNGSVSTSALEQAETTALRADASTAAAREAISVAEADINVTQAEIDDIDLRLERTNIKAPVSGIISGKNARIGAIATGASTPMFTMIRDGAIELVAEVPEDNMMKITEGQKAEISLVGDAPALSGAVRLVSPVVDPVTRLGDVFISIDAPGRARPGMYASAEIIVEEAENLALPMTAVNIDRQGSTVRRVKDGTVEIVTVRTGIQDGDTIEIVDGLAEGDQVVAKAGAYVRAGDRINPVPAAEAPLN
- a CDS encoding efflux RND transporter permease subunit — protein: MNFSAWAIRNPVAPLLLLGLLLFMGLQSFRDMPITRFPNIDVPVVAVTVTQSGAAPAELEMQVTKKIEDAIASVSGVDELNSTVTDGVSTTSVLFRMEVKPDDALRDVKDAIDNIRSDLPANADEPVVRKIDVEGQAIQTFAVSSPNMSLEELSWFVDDTIERALQGIRGVGRVDRYGGADREIQVSLDENKLASYGITASAVNAQLRQTNADTGSGRGQVAGAEQAIRTLGDARSVSDLANTMIALGNGRFARLSDLGTVTDTYEEPRTFARHDGNPVVSFGVFRSKGASEVTVADAVAEALDEVRAENPDVSIDLIDDAVYFTKGNYTAALDTLYEGAILAIIVVFLFLHNWRATLIAAVALPFSVIPTFWIMDLLGFSLNLVSLISLTLATGILVDDAIVEVENIERHIGMGKTPYRAALDAADEIGLAVIATSFTIIAVFAPVSFMPGIPGQYFIQFGLTVAFAVFFSLVVARLITPVMAAYMLKPAKHKAKEDSESNDGRAMRGYTAAVRWTTRFRYVTLLAALGVLAVSLFFMSKIPGSFMPPEDASRIVLSVELPPNAQLSDTEAMTRLVAKRIEGFEGVESVTVLGGSSPLGDLEYRRATVTVTLENLAHSLSEAIVNDLIGGIPLIGQYLPKLEPQGRTIPQWQIEQEVLAALSDIPDLRITKLNDRGQRDIQFNFLSDNEEDLQQAVAILESKLRADPMLDKVSSEGALPRPELQIHPKKEIAARLGVTPAAIAETVRVSTVGDVDANLPKISLDNRLIPIRVRTDLELRRDLSAIRNLKVQTASGGMVPLSVVADVNYTEGVATVDRYDRHRVVTIGANLPQGVALDPATARFREIVENTEIPETVTLAESGDAKILAEMQQSFINAMLLGLFLVLAVLILLFKDVIQPFTILFSLPLALGGVAIALILTDEPVSMPVMIGLLMLMGIVTKNAILLVDFAKEAIWHGMERRAALVEAGRKRARPIIMTSIAMSAGMLPAALGVGEGSAFRAPMATAVIGGIIVSTVLSLLVVPAFFMIMDDIAGLLRWAFSRFIGRRDPDDHVYTTEEAGRLSEANRAKIAKLEERLDEIENNRDGYGRHGMA
- the ureG gene encoding urease accessory protein UreG, with translation MKSENGPLRVGIGGPVGSGKTALTEKLCKAMGRDYSVAVVTNDIYTREDAEALVRMQALSSDRIVGVETGGCPHTAIREDATINLQAIAKLNARIPDLDIIFIESGGDNLAATFSPDLADITIYVISVAQGEEIPRKGGPGITRSDILIINKKDLAPYVEVNLEVMATDAERMRSGAPTVFTDLKRGDGVDAIVAFLKENGGL
- a CDS encoding Crp/Fnr family transcriptional regulator yields the protein MNRTLLLNERKKTLFVETKLTASMDMATMNKLMECATFANCYPRDVVFRQGDPATHFYSVLSGYVRLFRQNSEGREADIRVCGPGDSFADELIFGGDTYEYHAQAADKAMLARYDINRVRNASLADDGMLARAIAGSLAGQLQETMDCIANDRLNTAVQRVALYLLEQAEGQESPASFRLAFQKSLLAGKLGLAPEALSRAFATLKGLGVHVHGRIIEIEDMDALRAL